AGAAACAAAATACTACATAGAGAGCTCACACAAAATACCACAATAATGACAAGAGCAAACTTATATCAGAACACCATAAAGCAGAAGTTACTTACCAAGCATGTCAAAAACAAGACCTGGTTGTGCAACAGCCAGGTCGAGGGCCAGTTGTCGCAGTTGTGCAATATCCAGCTGTTGGATCTGAGTCTGTAATAATGTAAAGACAacaaacatgttttaaaatgaaACATGTGTGCTGTTATCATTATCTGTGTATACATGCGAAAGACTTTGCTATTCATATCTCCTCATAATAATGtcaaattaattaaaaacacACCTGCAAGTTATTCCTGTGCTGCTGCGCAGTGGGGATGCCGGCCACATCCCACCTCCCTCGACCACCTCTCCCCCTGCCACTTGAAGAGCCCCGCTGCTGTGCTGTCGCCCCTCGTCCTCCTCTCCTCCTTCCTCTCCCCCTGTCTCCTCCTCTTTCGTTACTTGTGGAACATGTCTGAAAACAGCATTAATAAAACATTTGTGTCTTCAACATGAAGAACTAATTTACATCTAATGGTAACTTCTCCAATTCTCTCATCTATGTGTGCCAAACTAGCACATTTTCTCCTCAAACTATAGCGAAACCTGTGGTATCCAACAACGAAGGGGCCCAGACAAAAAGAGTTGGATACCACAGGTAGTTGGATACCACAGGTCAGATTCAGACTAAGTAATACGTATTTGGGTAATTCCCCAGTTGTATATCACAGGGTATTTGGATAAGACCAGTATGGATACCACAGATTTCACTGTAATGTACACATGAAAACACACCT
The sequence above is a segment of the Littorina saxatilis isolate snail1 linkage group LG3, US_GU_Lsax_2.0, whole genome shotgun sequence genome. Coding sequences within it:
- the LOC138963254 gene encoding uncharacterized protein: MKQTRLHPTEGEGGGEEGEGEEEVVSLKNKIRHVPQVTKEEETGGEEGGEEDEGRQHSSGALQVAGGEVVEGGGMWPASPLRSSTGITCRLRSNSWILHNCDNWPSTWLLHNQVLFLTCLPISRLCQHLHHHQTMQPGRTGVCADIVGTCPHLQNGSAASAALSAYQECLR